Sequence from the Candidatus Poribacteria bacterium genome:
AATCGAAGAATTTCTGAGCAACCTGATGAAGATCTTGATTCTTGGTGAGTGTAGCAAGGAAACGTTCGCGGGTTAGAAATTGCCGGGGCGTGTATTGATAGGTGGCGCGGGATTCCTTAATGGCAGAGGTGCCGAGTATTGTCTTTGTGGCGATTAGGAGTTCATCGGGGGCTTGGTAGGAGAAGTAGGAAATGTAGGTCAGGTCGATGCCAACGCGCCGTAGATATTCGGCGATATCGAGGACACGGACATCTACCCCTTCGGAAACAAGCACCATCCGCTGCTTGCGATTAAAGGAAGACCTCCTCATCGCCCCCAGTTCATAGCCGAAGAATGCGCTGTGCAGCGCTAGCAGGGAGGTAAATTCGCGTCCTTGTCCTTGAGACCATCGTCCAGCAAAGCGATCGAGATCGGCGAATGAGAATTTGGCAACAGTTGCGGCGTAGTCTAGAATCTGTGCAATCGCTGCACGGGAGGTTTTGCCCCGCTTGAGTTCAATGACGATGCAGTTTCCCTGACGGTCAAGCGCGAGGAGATCGATTTTTTGAGATTTTCCGATGGGGATTTGTCGGCTGATTATGCAGATGCGCTCATTTCCTAGAAGCAGGTTGGGATCTTGTTCGAGCAGATCTTCCAGATCGCGTTCTTCTTCAAAGCGCGACGGATCCAGTTGTCGGAAGCCCGTTCCTTCCCATCGGTATATTTCCATTGAACTATCCTTTCGCGTTCACGGGATTTTTCGCATCCGGGTATTTGACAGGACAATTTCCAGCATCAACAGGAGTGTTGCGAGGATTAGGGGATACGCAGCGAGTTCCTTATAGCGGGTGTATTCTGTGACCTCAATTTTGGTTGTTTCGAGTTGGTTAATCTCTTGGTAAATCTCGGATAGTTTCTGATTATCCGTTGCGCGGAAATAGCGTCCGTCTGTAATCTCCGCGATCTGTTTGAGCGTTTTTTCATCTACATACGTTCGATTGGGACTATACTGTAGTCCGAAAATCGGATCATGGTATGGAATGAATGCGCCACCCTCTTTCCCCATACCGATGGTATACACCTTGACGCCGATAGCTTTAGCAGCTTGGGCGGCGGTCAATGGATCAATGGTCCCAGCGTTATTCTCACCATCGGTAAGCAAAATCGCAATTTTGCTTTTGGCTGTTGAATGACGCAGTCTGTTGGTAGCGTTCGCAAGCGCGTCCCCGATGGCAGTGCCATCTTCAAGCATGCCGATCTCGACATTGAGGAGCAAATTTCCAAGGACTTGGTAATCGAGCGTGAGGGGACATTGTGTGAAACTTTCACCGGCAAAAACAACCAGTCCGATGCGGTCATTTTTCCGGTCATCTAGAAAGTCGTGGATGACTGCTTTTGCTGCGTGCAAACGGTTATCAGGCTTGAAATCTTCAGCTCGCATGCTTCCAGAAATATCGAGGATTAGCAGGATGTCAATACCTTCAGAAGTGATCTGTTGACGACTATGGGACGATTGTGGACGTGCGAGGGCGAAAATCATCAGGACAATAACAAAAAATCGCACAAAATTTAGGAACGGAAGACATTTGACCCAAAAACTGGGCACAATCTGGCGACTGATACTGAGATCTGAAAAGCGGATTCGCCCGCTGTTTTTTTGGCTCAGATACCAAAGGAGGAACGGCAGAAGCAGGAGTAAGCAGAGAAATCCAGGATGATCCAATCGCAAGGGCACACCTCAAACTTGTGTTGGTTCATTGGTTCATTGGTGCAGTTGCAGCAGGCACGCTGCACTGTGCC
This genomic interval carries:
- a CDS encoding DUF91 domain-containing protein — its product is MEIYRWEGTGFRQLDPSRFEEERDLEDLLEQDPNLLLGNERICIISRQIPIGKSQKIDLLALDRQGNCIVIELKRGKTSRAAIAQILDYAATVAKFSFADLDRFAGRWSQGQGREFTSLLALHSAFFGYELGAMRRSSFNRKQRMVLVSEGVDVRVLDIAEYLRRVGIDLTYISYFSYQAPDELLIATKTILGTSAIKESRATYQYTPRQFLTRERFLATLTKNQDLHQVAQKFFDYVESCGAILRPRIAQIRMTIGGRWWMGSYPSKRANHFRIDAHGDFIPRHIAECRSKLPDVTPKRFGVSFNIMSQAHLEYAIEIFERTRNTILEE
- a CDS encoding VWA domain-containing protein — encoded protein: MRLDHPGFLCLLLLLPFLLWYLSQKNSGRIRFSDLSISRQIVPSFWVKCLPFLNFVRFFVIVLMIFALARPQSSHSRQQITSEGIDILLILDISGSMRAEDFKPDNRLHAAKAVIHDFLDDRKNDRIGLVVFAGESFTQCPLTLDYQVLGNLLLNVEIGMLEDGTAIGDALANATNRLRHSTAKSKIAILLTDGENNAGTIDPLTAAQAAKAIGVKVYTIGMGKEGGAFIPYHDPIFGLQYSPNRTYVDEKTLKQIAEITDGRYFRATDNQKLSEIYQEINQLETTKIEVTEYTRYKELAAYPLILATLLLMLEIVLSNTRMRKIP